One segment of Candidatus Manganitrophus noduliformans DNA contains the following:
- a CDS encoding sensor histidine kinase: MFNGIRGIRAKLGAIFAFLSVAGFSLVVFGVTRIHQVTEQADLVIAERIPLSRSAEEALHALALGAGTIDRVLLIGTHEEIGHLQAVETQFKESVLVFDMFTKAMIWGSKTEAFQKSTGGLVSARWEKMGLQETLVVNTAPYEIQQAAGKATLYFGGFAKYVEKVIASQEKILRLQPSGNKEEIAQEERRRETYIIKARRYKSLVDDTLHRVVTDIYAHVGAANDHIRRSRDSAVGALIVYSTFIFGLALTAGTFFVRSIFNPLIHLKTAAAEIAGGKLDTRVEVTSKDEIGSLGETFNKMVVEVQKAYDDLEKKIRERTTLLREEITERKRVEADLRKMAEELQQARDGLERQVRARTKELESFVYTLSHDLKGPVISLQGVASLLLEEYAAVLDDKGKHYIQRVLSNADYLGDFIEGMQILTRIGSPEKNEPVDVREALIAITNRYQEWLEEKKVEVVVHPSLPRFTFGSFHITQIFQNLIVNAGKFMGEQPHPKIEIGGSEPEGWAEFYVKDNGIGIDPAYHKKIFDPFQQLKEREAGGTGIGLSIVAKIVHLAGGKVWVESQKGQGATFFVRLPKEADRIEAIRNRS; the protein is encoded by the coding sequence ATGTTCAATGGGATCAGGGGAATCAGGGCGAAACTCGGGGCGATCTTCGCTTTTTTATCCGTCGCCGGATTTTCTCTGGTGGTCTTCGGGGTGACCCGGATTCATCAAGTAACCGAGCAGGCCGACCTGGTGATCGCGGAGCGCATTCCCCTCTCCCGAAGCGCCGAGGAAGCGCTCCATGCCTTGGCCCTCGGGGCCGGGACCATCGATCGGGTTCTGTTGATCGGAACCCATGAGGAGATCGGCCATCTTCAGGCGGTCGAAACCCAATTCAAGGAATCGGTCCTGGTCTTCGACATGTTTACGAAAGCGATGATTTGGGGAAGCAAGACGGAGGCGTTCCAAAAATCGACGGGAGGGCTCGTTTCGGCCCGATGGGAAAAAATGGGGCTGCAAGAAACCCTGGTCGTGAACACCGCCCCCTACGAGATCCAGCAGGCCGCCGGCAAGGCGACCCTTTATTTTGGCGGGTTTGCGAAGTATGTCGAGAAGGTCATCGCCTCCCAGGAAAAGATCCTCCGGCTTCAGCCCTCCGGGAATAAGGAGGAGATCGCGCAAGAAGAGAGGCGACGGGAAACCTACATCATCAAGGCAAGACGATACAAGAGCCTGGTCGACGACACCCTTCACCGCGTGGTCACCGATATTTACGCGCATGTCGGCGCGGCGAACGACCATATCCGGCGATCCCGGGATTCCGCCGTCGGCGCCCTGATCGTTTATTCGACGTTCATTTTCGGTTTGGCGTTGACCGCCGGGACCTTTTTTGTCCGGTCTATTTTTAATCCCCTCATCCATTTGAAAACGGCGGCGGCGGAGATCGCGGGGGGGAAGCTCGATACCCGTGTCGAGGTCACGTCGAAAGACGAAATCGGCTCGCTCGGCGAAACGTTCAACAAGATGGTCGTCGAAGTTCAGAAAGCCTACGACGATCTGGAAAAAAAGATCCGGGAGCGGACCACCCTCTTGAGGGAGGAGATTACGGAGCGCAAGCGGGTCGAAGCCGATCTGCGCAAGATGGCCGAGGAGCTGCAACAGGCCCGGGACGGTCTGGAGCGGCAGGTCCGGGCGAGAACGAAAGAATTGGAATCGTTCGTCTACACCCTCTCTCACGATCTAAAAGGACCGGTGATCTCCCTGCAAGGGGTCGCCTCGCTGCTCCTGGAAGAATACGCCGCCGTGCTGGACGACAAAGGAAAACATTACATTCAACGGGTGTTGTCGAACGCGGACTATCTGGGCGACTTTATCGAGGGGATGCAGATCCTCACCCGAATCGGCTCCCCCGAGAAAAACGAGCCGGTCGACGTTCGAGAGGCGCTGATCGCGATCACCAACCGATATCAAGAATGGCTCGAAGAAAAAAAGGTGGAGGTGGTCGTTCACCCTTCCCTCCCGCGCTTCACCTTCGGGTCGTTCCACATCACCCAGATCTTTCAAAACCTCATCGTCAACGCCGGAAAGTTCATGGGGGAGCAGCCCCATCCGAAGATCGAAATCGGCGGAAGCGAACCGGAAGGATGGGCGGAGTTCTACGTGAAAGACAACGGCATCGGCATCGACCCGGCCTACCACAAAAAGATTTTCGATCCGTTTCAGCAGCTCAAAGAGCGCGAGGCGGGGGGGACCGGGATCGGCCTCTCGATCGTGGCCAAAATCGTCCATCTCGCCGGGGGCAAGGTCTGGGTGGAATCGCAAAAAGGCCAAGGGGCCACGTTCTTTGTGCGCCTGCCTAAAGAAGCTGATCGGATCGAAGCCATTCGGAATCGATCTTAA
- a CDS encoding translation initiation factor Sui1, whose translation MNSGIVYSTEHGKMCPDCGEPAAKCRCRQKQPVPKRDGIVRVSRETKGRKGKEVTLITGVPLHPEGLRNLAKELKQTCGSGGTVKEGVIEIQGDHRDTLVEVLGKKGYVVKRAGG comes from the coding sequence ATGAATTCCGGTATTGTCTACTCCACCGAACATGGTAAAATGTGCCCCGATTGCGGGGAGCCGGCGGCGAAATGCCGATGCCGGCAAAAACAGCCGGTCCCCAAACGAGACGGCATCGTCCGGGTGTCGCGCGAGACCAAAGGGCGCAAGGGGAAAGAGGTCACCCTGATCACGGGGGTGCCGCTTCATCCGGAAGGCCTCCGGAACCTCGCCAAAGAGCTGAAGCAAACCTGCGGGAGCGGCGGCACGGTGAAAGAGGGGGTCATCGAAATCCAAGGGGACCACCGCGACACCCTGGTCGAAGTGCTCGGCAAAAAAGGATATGTCGTTAAACGCGCGGGAGGATAA
- a CDS encoding type II CAAX prenyl endopeptidase Rce1 family protein, whose amino-acid sequence MIRTVPDENAPEEIKEETKSAPVPTGEIALGISLPFLVIAASVFVDAVYVRNHPWRQGYIGFVSLILFNLILLFYALAVCKRRGIWPLFRPISPATVLSMIPFAILIAFGINLLVGTTHMAMEKILNQKFEMPDYSALATFGPNSLLSVIMIVIGFTAIPILEEIYFRGFLYNALKTRLPILFAANLQAILFAAAHGAGFMIGILYFIAGMALAVVYEMRKELVSPILVHGAINAMALMPLLVLALQNFHMPAATWEEAERPPAWLESTPPAWIDKKENAAAQRQYAIDTWGSQGSKAWKKEAGALQAVCVWFPEDREACAKAKSGVVAIYSTFLKDHRRAVLEADRLIAEFPKEEEAVAVALTRRGFAYLMLQDLEKSRESFEKVINEYSQYGPPFEEAAKGIQILERVERE is encoded by the coding sequence GTGATTCGAACGGTGCCCGATGAGAATGCCCCGGAAGAAATCAAAGAAGAAACAAAATCAGCCCCCGTCCCCACCGGCGAGATCGCCCTCGGCATCTCCCTCCCTTTTCTCGTGATCGCCGCCTCCGTCTTTGTCGATGCCGTCTACGTCCGAAACCATCCCTGGCGCCAGGGATACATCGGCTTTGTTTCGTTGATCCTCTTCAATCTGATCCTCCTTTTTTATGCCCTGGCCGTTTGTAAACGACGGGGGATCTGGCCGCTCTTTCGCCCGATCTCCCCCGCGACGGTCCTCTCGATGATTCCCTTCGCGATATTGATCGCCTTCGGCATCAACCTCCTGGTCGGGACGACCCACATGGCGATGGAGAAGATCTTGAACCAAAAGTTCGAGATGCCCGACTATTCGGCGCTGGCGACCTTCGGGCCGAACAGCCTCCTCTCCGTGATCATGATCGTGATCGGCTTCACCGCCATTCCGATCTTGGAAGAGATCTACTTTCGGGGGTTTCTCTACAACGCCCTCAAGACCCGCCTTCCGATCCTCTTTGCCGCCAACCTGCAGGCGATCCTCTTCGCGGCGGCCCATGGGGCCGGCTTCATGATCGGGATTCTCTACTTCATCGCGGGGATGGCGCTGGCGGTGGTTTATGAAATGCGGAAGGAGCTGGTCTCGCCGATTTTGGTCCACGGCGCCATCAATGCGATGGCGCTGATGCCGCTGCTCGTCCTGGCGCTTCAGAATTTTCATATGCCGGCCGCCACCTGGGAGGAGGCCGAGCGTCCCCCGGCGTGGCTGGAATCGACCCCGCCGGCGTGGATCGATAAGAAAGAGAATGCGGCGGCGCAGCGGCAATACGCCATCGACACCTGGGGGAGCCAAGGGTCCAAAGCGTGGAAGAAAGAGGCCGGCGCGCTGCAGGCGGTCTGCGTCTGGTTTCCCGAAGATCGCGAGGCGTGCGCCAAGGCGAAGAGCGGCGTGGTTGCGATCTACTCCACCTTTCTGAAAGACCACCGGCGGGCGGTCCTCGAGGCCGACCGGCTGATCGCCGAATTTCCGAAGGAGGAAGAGGCGGTCGCCGTCGCCTTGACGCGGCGGGGTTTCGCTTACCTGATGCTCCAGGATCTGGAGAAAAGCCGCGAATCGTTCGAAAAGGTGATCAACGAGTACAGCCAATACGGCCCGCCGTTCGAAGAAGCCGCAAAGGGAATTCAGATATTGGAGAGGGTGGAGAGAGAATGA
- a CDS encoding 16S rRNA (uracil(1498)-N(3))-methyltransferase, which translates to MNLILLEPHEVGASGEAVLSDARAAHLRNVLKSAPGSHVRIGLLDGPRGVGTVLSIGDGTAALRCAFETSVPSRPGVDLLLALPRPKVIRRIWAQVAAIGVGQIILTHAERVERNYFDTHWLAPESYRPRLIEGLQQARDTRLPAVSIHRRFKVLIEDQLDGLFKDGRRLAADPAAEKPAGAAAREGGEGRVLLAVGPEGGWNDFERGLLAAHGFQPVGMGPRTLRTDTACIALLALVHEGMKG; encoded by the coding sequence ATGAACCTGATCCTCCTGGAACCCCATGAAGTCGGCGCTTCCGGCGAAGCCGTCCTTTCAGATGCGCGCGCCGCGCACCTGCGCAACGTCCTGAAGTCGGCGCCGGGATCTCACGTCCGCATCGGTCTTCTCGACGGCCCGCGCGGCGTCGGGACGGTGTTGTCGATCGGCGACGGGACGGCGGCCTTGCGCTGCGCGTTCGAAACAAGCGTTCCCTCCCGGCCGGGGGTCGATCTGCTCCTGGCGCTGCCGCGGCCGAAGGTGATCCGGCGGATCTGGGCCCAGGTCGCCGCGATCGGCGTCGGGCAGATCATTCTGACCCATGCCGAGCGGGTGGAGCGAAACTACTTCGACACCCATTGGCTCGCGCCGGAGAGCTACCGGCCGCGGTTGATCGAAGGGCTGCAGCAGGCGCGCGACACGCGGCTGCCGGCCGTGTCGATCCACCGGCGATTTAAAGTGCTGATCGAAGATCAGCTCGACGGTCTCTTCAAAGACGGGCGGCGTCTGGCGGCCGATCCGGCGGCGGAGAAGCCGGCGGGGGCGGCGGCGCGGGAGGGGGGCGAGGGACGGGTCCTGCTTGCCGTCGGGCCGGAGGGGGGATGGAACGATTTCGAGAGGGGGCTTCTTGCGGCGCACGGCTTTCAGCCGGTCGGGATGGGCCCCCGGACATTGCGCACCGACACCGCCTGCATCGCGCTTTTGGCATTGGTTCATGAGGGGATGAAAGGATAA
- a CDS encoding 2OG-Fe dioxygenase family protein yields the protein MPTAILPPPFSKPDQLPDALKTDGYAVLRPSDVCTFARCTSSELEALAPAWNDLPLDPYLKDTVPYRRRRHSCFVVEGKEVTQAPHRAHWQPLDYNALHGGMKRLFEPIAPATVAAPAWTRLLQAIGQLCSAVKGPQPWYVEAHPFRIDTAHGIGRPTPEGAHRDGVDFVAIFLVRRVNIKGGESRIFEAAGSNGKRFTLTEPWTLLLLDDTRVIHESTPILPTAEGGYRDTLVLTYRAGGFQEEGS from the coding sequence ATGCCGACCGCCATCCTTCCCCCCCCCTTTTCGAAGCCCGATCAGCTGCCGGATGCGCTGAAGACCGACGGTTACGCGGTGCTGCGCCCCTCCGACGTTTGTACGTTCGCCCGTTGCACCTCCTCGGAATTGGAAGCGCTTGCGCCGGCTTGGAACGACCTGCCGCTCGATCCCTACCTGAAAGATACCGTCCCTTACCGGCGGCGGCGTCACTCCTGTTTTGTGGTGGAGGGGAAAGAAGTCACGCAGGCGCCGCACCGGGCCCACTGGCAGCCGCTCGACTACAACGCCCTGCATGGGGGGATGAAGCGTCTCTTCGAGCCGATCGCCCCGGCCACTGTCGCGGCGCCGGCCTGGACGCGGCTGCTTCAGGCGATCGGGCAGCTCTGCTCCGCGGTCAAAGGCCCGCAGCCCTGGTATGTAGAGGCGCACCCGTTCCGGATCGACACCGCCCACGGCATCGGCCGGCCGACGCCGGAAGGGGCCCATCGCGACGGGGTCGATTTTGTGGCGATCTTTCTGGTGAGGCGGGTGAACATCAAAGGGGGGGAGAGCCGGATCTTCGAGGCGGCCGGATCGAACGGCAAGCGGTTTACTTTAACAGAACCCTGGACTCTGCTGCTGCTCGACGACACGCGGGTGATTCACGAATCGACGCCGATCCTGCCGACCGCCGAGGGGGGCTATCGGGACACGCTGGTGTTGACCTATCGGGCCGGGGGGTTTCAGGAAGAGGGGTCGTAA
- a CDS encoding GSU2403 family nucleotidyltransferase fold protein, which produces MMENLSESAKLLYAQLLSQCLHASAPSGRGLSFVGKKIRGGAHWYLQLTVGSRKTQHYLGPDTEEVRNLIQKEKALWQRAKPDIASRERLVAMLASGGAQTLGGAEARVFELLERTGVFLVGGVLVGSHAFSAYGNMLGVRWDTETTRTQDVDLAADRHVQIAVQNKPIRLREALLKSDMGFIEVPALDRKTPSTKFRIMGRELSVDILTPMVGRTSTKPVHLAAFETYAEPVRFLDYLMEDAQEAVLIAKGGILVNVPAPARYAFHKLVTSQRRPAAFQVKGAKDTRQAEQLLIVLAQDRPGDLRLAWRAASRQPDKFRRQLRVGAGMLSSEVRARLKGILPKGALDGKD; this is translated from the coding sequence ATGATGGAAAATCTTTCCGAGAGCGCCAAGTTGCTCTATGCGCAGCTTCTGAGCCAGTGCCTGCACGCCTCGGCGCCGAGCGGGCGGGGGCTTTCATTCGTCGGCAAAAAAATCCGGGGAGGCGCGCACTGGTATTTGCAACTCACGGTCGGCAGCCGAAAGACCCAGCATTACCTCGGACCGGACACCGAAGAAGTCCGTAACCTGATACAGAAGGAGAAGGCCCTGTGGCAGAGGGCCAAACCGGATATCGCTTCGCGCGAGCGGCTGGTGGCAATGCTGGCATCGGGCGGCGCGCAGACCCTCGGAGGCGCGGAGGCCCGGGTTTTCGAGCTGCTGGAGCGCACGGGGGTCTTTTTGGTTGGGGGTGTTCTCGTGGGATCGCACGCTTTTTCGGCCTATGGCAATATGCTGGGGGTGCGATGGGACACCGAGACGACTCGGACGCAGGATGTCGATCTTGCGGCGGATCGACATGTGCAGATCGCGGTGCAGAACAAACCGATCCGGCTCAGGGAGGCGCTGCTCAAATCGGACATGGGATTTATCGAGGTTCCGGCGCTCGATCGCAAGACCCCGTCGACAAAATTTAGGATCATGGGCCGCGAGCTGAGCGTCGATATCCTCACGCCGATGGTCGGACGGACCTCGACCAAACCGGTCCATCTCGCGGCGTTCGAAACCTATGCCGAGCCGGTCCGGTTTCTCGATTATCTGATGGAGGATGCGCAAGAAGCCGTGCTGATTGCAAAGGGGGGAATTCTGGTGAACGTTCCCGCGCCGGCGCGCTACGCCTTCCATAAGCTGGTCACCTCGCAGCGCCGTCCCGCGGCGTTTCAGGTGAAAGGGGCGAAGGACACCCGTCAGGCCGAACAACTCTTGATCGTATTGGCGCAAGACCGTCCGGGCGACCTGCGGCTCGCCTGGCGAGCCGCTTCTCGGCAACCGGATAAATTTCGGCGGCAACTCCGAGTCGGCGCCGGGATGCTTTCCTCAGAAGTCCGTGCACGGCTCAAAGGGATTTTGCCCAAGGGCGCCCTCGATGGAAAGGATTAG
- a CDS encoding HEPN domain-containing protein yields MREATKAFLDKAQDNIEACEALIGLGHFDIAASRAYYAMFYAASALLIEEGEEHASHGAVQGAFGRLYAKSGRLDPKFHRYLIDAYRRDKRPIMTPLLKSAPKKQKFS; encoded by the coding sequence ATGAGGGAAGCAACGAAGGCCTTCCTAGATAAAGCCCAAGACAACATTGAAGCCTGCGAAGCGCTTATTGGGTTAGGGCATTTTGATATTGCAGCGTCAAGAGCTTATTATGCGATGTTCTATGCAGCCTCGGCCCTGCTGATCGAAGAGGGGGAGGAGCATGCCTCTCATGGAGCGGTACAAGGTGCGTTCGGTCGGTTATATGCCAAAAGTGGACGCCTCGATCCGAAATTCCATCGATATCTCATTGACGCTTACCGGAGAGACAAGCGGCCGATTATGACGCCCCTGCTGAAGTCGGCGCCGAAGAAGCAAAAATTCTCTTGA